From the genome of Lycorma delicatula isolate Av1 chromosome 11, ASM4794821v1, whole genome shotgun sequence, one region includes:
- the LOC142332133 gene encoding signal peptidase complex subunit 3-like, translating to MNTKYYFWDDGSGLKGNNNVTLSLSWNIIPNAGFLPSIFAIGKHVFQFPNEYTQARV from the exons atgaatacaaaatattatttttgggatGATGGAAGTGGTTTAAA ggGTAATAACAACGTAACTTTAAGCCTATCGTGGAATATTATTCCCAATGCCGGATTTTTACCGAGCATATTTGCTATTGGAAAACATGTCTTCCAATTTCCAAATGAATACACACAAGCACgtgtttaa